A stretch of the Phycodurus eques isolate BA_2022a chromosome 15, UOR_Pequ_1.1, whole genome shotgun sequence genome encodes the following:
- the kcmf1 gene encoding E3 ubiquitin-protein ligase KCMF1, protein MSRHEGVSCDACLKGNFRGRRFKCLICYDYDLCASCYESGATTTRHTTEHPMQCILTRVDYDLYYGNDTFSLEQHQAFTCPYCGKMGFTETSLQEHVTAEHPETSTEVICPICAALPGGDPNHVTDDFTAHLTLEHRAPRDLDESSSVRHVRRMFHPGRGLGGPRARRTNMHFTGGSAGGLSSSTSSSQSSTYTPSNREAMDPIAELLSQLSGVRRAAGGQINSSGPSASQLQQLQMQLQLERQQAQAARQQVETGRHAARRGNNPANAAGSAAATIPPPSAAATSTGTPAESNPSTSSHNSQFLLARLNESKLSEAERQLAEGERADRSLFVQELLLSTLMRDESSSSDEDERRDFVDFGAMGCVDVMPLDVALEHLQLRERASATKEPPPPL, encoded by the exons ATGTCCCGACATGAGG GTGTGAGCTGCGACGCTTGTTTGAAGGGAAACTTCCGGGGCAGACGCTTCAAGTGTCTCATCTGCTACGACTACGACCTGTGCGCGTCGTGCTACGAGAGCGGCGCAACCACCACGCGACATACCACAGAGCACCCCATGCAGTGTATATTAACCAGGGTAGACTACG ATTTGTATTATGGCAACGACACCTTCTCATTGGAGCAGCACCAGGCGTTCACATGTCCTTACTGTGGCAAGATGGGATTCACTGAGACGTCCTTGCAGGAGCACGTCACCGCTGAGCACCCCGAGACGTCTACTGAGGTG ATCTGTCCAATATGTGCCGCCTTGCCCGGGGGGGATCCCAACCATGTCACAGACGACTTCACAGCCCACCTCACTCTCGAGCACAGAGCACCTCGAGATTTG GACGAGTCGAGCAGCGTCCGGCACGTGCGGCGGATGTTCCACCCCGGGCGGGGACTGGGCGGCCCCCGAGCACGACGCACCAACATGCACTTTACTGGCGGCTCAGCGGGCGGCCTGTCTTCGTCCACGTCGTCATCGCAGAGCTCCACCTACACGCCCAGCAACAGGGAGGCCATGGACCCCATCGCAG AGTTGTTGTCACAGCTGTCTGGGGTGCGGCGCGCAGCAGGCGGCCAAATCAACTCTTCGGGGCCTTCAGCGTCGCAGCTGCAACAGCTCCAGATGCAGTTGCAGCTAGAGCGGCAGCAGGCGCAGGCGGCGCGCcagcaggtggagacaggccgCCACGCCGCCCGACGCGGCAACAACCCGGCCAACGCCGCCGGCTCGGCTGCCGCCACCATCCCGCCGCCCAGCGCGGCCGCCACAAGCACGGGCACGCCGGCCGAAAGCAACCCCTCAACCTCATCCCACAATTCCCAGTTTCTATTAGCACG GCTGAACGAGTCCAAGTTGTCAGAGGCGGAGCGTCAGCTGGCGGAGGGCGAGCGCGCCGACCGCAGCCTGTTCGTGCAGGAGCTGCTGCTGTCCACGCTCATGCGTGACGAGAGCTCGTCCTCCGATGAGGACGAGCGGCGGGACTTCGTCGACTTCGGCGCCATGGGCTGCGTGGACGTGATGCCCCTTGACGTGGCGTTGGAGCACCTGCAGCTCCGTGAGCGAGCCTCCGCCACCAAGGAGCCGCCGCCGCCTCTTTGA